The Eggerthella guodeyinii sequence GTTGAGTAAGGCTTTCTTTCTCGCGCGCACGAACCCGTGCGGGCTCGTGCGCGCGGCCCCCAGCCTCAACGAGACTTTCACGCCTTGTGCCAACGTTGGCTCGATATCCTATACTGGAGCCTCACGCTGATTCCATCTCGAGAGGAGCCCCGGCATGACCGTTATCGGCCTTATTTCCGACACGCATGGGCGGTTGCCCGACGAGGCGCTTGCGGCCATGGCCGACGTCGACCACATCATCCATGCGGGCGACATCGGCGGCCCCGAGATCCTCCATGCGCTCGAGGCGCTGGCGCCGACCACGGCGGTGCTCGGCAACAACGACTTCGACGAGTACGGCTCGCGCGTGGGCCGCTTCGCGCATCCCGTCATCGACGGGGTGCGTTTCCTCGTGGCGCACTATCCGCGCGACGTGCAGATCGGGTTCAACGGCTGCGCGGGCCTGGCGGCGGGCGATCCCATCCCGCAGGTGTGCGTCCACGGGCACACGCATGTGCCCGAGCTGGTGTACGGGGCCGAGGCGCGTCCGGCATCGTACGTCGTCTGCCCCGGCGCGCCGTTCCGCCCGCGCGGCGGGTTCCCGAAGTGCACGGGCCGCATGAGGGTGGAGGACGGTCGCGTGCTGGGCGTGCGCATCGCGTCGCTCGACGGCCAGACGCTGTTCGAAGTGGGCGAGGGGCTCTCGTGACGCAGAGCGCATCGACGCAGCGCGCGCTGCGCGAGCTGGTGAAAACGCTGAGCGCGACCCGGGCGGGTCGCATCGGGCTGGTTGCGATCGTCGCGGTGGTGCTGGTCGGCGCCGTGTGGATCAACGCGCTGGCGGAGGATGCTCCTTCGCTGGGGGCGTCGTCCTCGTCCGTGTCTGCCGCGCGCGAGGCGTCCGCAGGCGTGAGCGAGGCGGCGTACCGCGCCGCCGATCGGGATGCGTCGCGCGGGACGGAGACGCAGCGCGCGCACCTCGATCCCGCCTCGTTCGAACGCGTGACGGTGCGCCATGTGGTGGACGGCGACACGCTCGCCGTTGCGACCGAGAGCGGCGACCACGTGTCGGTGCGCTTGATCGGCATGGACACCCCCGAGAGCGTGGCGCCCCAGGAGGAGCGCAACTGCGAAGAGGGCGTGCTGGCGTCCGACCATATGAAAGAGCTGGTGGGCAAAGGCGACGTCCTGTGGTTGCAGTACGACACGAGCGTCACCGACAAGTACGATCGCCCGCTCGCCTACGTGTGGCGCGCCCTGCCCGCCAGCGCCGCGGAGGCCGACGACCCCGCCGTCATCGCGCGCGACATGCTGAACGCCATCCAGGTGATCGACGGCTACGGCCAGGCCAAAACCTACCGGCCCGACACCTACCACGACGGCCTTTTCGCCCAGTGGGGCGACGAGGCCCTCGCCGACGCCCGCGGCGTCACCCACAAGTGGGCCTGACGGGCAGGTTGCCGAGCACGCGTACGGCGCAAGAGGCACAAGAGGCATAAGAACGGATGTTTCACGTGAAACATCGGGCGGTGCGGCCGCTTATGCGAACGGGCGGCTCGTGCGAGCCGCCCGTTCAGGGGAGGGAGGGAACGTCGAAGGTGCGTCAGCCGACCGTCGCGGCATGCGGGTCGGGCGCGTGGTGGCGCAGGAGGGCGCGCCGCATGCGCAGCACGACGTAGGCGCCCACCGCCACGGAGTACACCGCCAGGCTGATGGCGGCCGTGTCGCGTCCGGCGAGCGCGGACGGACCCAGCAGCAACGCGAGATGCACGTACGTGAGCAGGTAGAACGGGTATGCCAGGCGCTGCACGCCCTTCCAGCGCGCGGCGCTCATCCGCCGCTTCACCGCCTGGAACGAGGTGACCAGCAACACGGCCATGAGGGCCGTCAGCAGCCCTGCGAGCGCCAGCGAGAACCCGAGGTTCCCGGCGAACGCCGAGCCCAGCCGCGGCACGTAGGAGACGCCGTAAAAGGCCAGGTGTCCCAGCGCGAACACGCATCCCAGGATGGACAGCTGCCGTCGGATGGGCATGAGCCGTGCCCGCAGCGACGACCCCTCGTCGAGCACGCCCACGAACATCACGACGGTGAACAGCGCGAACGCAAGCGCACATCGCTGCATGAGCGGCATGAAGTACGGCCACAGGCCGCCCGTCGCGTTCGCGCTCGTCCCGAACCAGTACAGGCCCACAAGCGCAAGCGCCGCGAGATAGAACGGGACAGGGTAGCGCTTCAACGGCTTCGCAAGCGGAACAACAAGAACGATGCAGCACGCCAATGCGATCAAGAACCTCATACCAACCCCCTTTGTTGGTCACGATTCTGTCATAGTATCATAGTATAGCTTGAATAGCAATATGGTAGCTGCTGTTGAAATAGCAGGTCGTTTTCCTGGGCAATTGTTCTCAACTTAGGTACATATTCCTCGCTATTCTTCGTTGACTGTCATAGTTTATGGTGATAGTATGGCCGCAATGGGCATCATATGAAAGTATGACGGTATGGGCTCATGGACAGTCGTGATTGGAATTGTCGGGGGGACATTCCACATGCGGGTTTTGTTTCCCGGACGCGATGAAGAGGGGGTCAAAAGTGGGCAATTCACTGACACGACGCAGTTTCGTCAAATGGGGATCGGCTACTGCAGGTGCTGCAGCATTGGTCGGCTTCACCGGCTGTTCTCCTGCGGGAGACGCGGGCACCGATGCGGGGGGAGCCGCTCCCGCCGCAGAGGAGAAGGGCGAGTGGAAAACCGGCGCCTGCATGAACAACTGCAGCTGCGGTTCTTCGCGTTGCTTGCTCAAGGTGTACGTCGAGGACGGCGTGCCGCTTAAAATACGAACCGATGAGCAGGATGAGGATTCGATCGAGGTGCCCCAGCGCCGCGCCTGTCCGCGTGGACGCGCGCAGATCAGCAACATCACGTCGCCGGCGCGCATCAAGTACCCCATGAAGCGCAAGGGCTGGAGTCCCGAGAATCCCAACGGCGAGATGCGCGGCAAGGACGAGTGGGAGCGCGTCAGTTGGGACGAGGCGCTCGATTACATCGCTGCCGAGATGAAGAAGGCATACGATACGTACGGCAACCGATCGATTCTCGCCGCCGCCTACGACGATATCGGCGACACGTACTTCGATCCGGTCATTTGCCTGCTCAACAGCTTGGGCGGAGCCGTGCACCACGACATGGGCACCGTTTCGCTCGGTTCGTGGCCGCTTCCCGAACTGTTCATGACCGGCGGCATGCTCAATGCCCCCGACGCCTTGGCCGTCGCCGAGAGCGATCTGCACTTCCATTTCGGCAATAACTGGATGGCCAACAAGGGCGGCAACACCGCGTATCAGCTCGACTATGCGCGCGAACAGGGCGGCAAGGTCATCATCGTCGATCCGTGGTTGAACCAGACGGTGCAAGCGGTTGCGGACGAATGGGTTGCCGTGCGTCCTGGCACCGATACGGCGCTGTGCATCGGCATGATGTATCATCAGATCGAGAACGGCCTGTACGATCAGGAATTCCTCGACACGTACTGCGTGGGCTTCGACGCCGAGCATATGCCCGAGGGGGCTCCGGCCGAGGACAACTTCAAGGACTACGTGCTGGGCACGTACGACAACGAGCCCAAGACGCCCGAGTGGGCGGAGGCCATCTGCGGCGTTCCGGCCGATACGATTCGCCGTCTGGCCGAGGAGATCCACGCAGCCGAGAAGGTGGACTTCTTCGCCGGCCAATCCACGACGAAGATACCTGCAGGCGAGATGTTCGCGCAGGCATTCTACACGCTCGCCATGATGCACGGCGGCCTCGGCACGCCGGGCAACTACGCCAGCTGGGTCGGTTTGCACGAAGGCATGTCGGGCGCCCCGTTCGTGATGGCGGGAGATTCGTCGAACGGAGCGAAGAAGAACCCGGTGAACCCGCTGACGCCTCCTGCGGTCATGTCGACTCCCGACTGGTCGAAGATCGAAGACCCCACGTCGTGGGAGAAGATCGATCATACCGAGTGCTGGGTTTCCATCCTCAATGGCGAATACGGCCGCGACGTATGGCCGGGTGGCAAGAAGCCGATTGACATTCACGTGATCTATTCTGGCGGATATCAGAATTCGTTGAACTCGCTGCCGAACGCCAATGCGGCCATCGAGGTGTTCCGCAAAATGGACTTCGTGTGGGGCGCGAACCCGTTCTTCGATCCGTCGCGCCAGTATTGCGACATCGTGCTGCCGGTTGCCACGTGGTGGGAGAAGGGCAACCTTGCCTGGACGAACAACTCCGATACGGTGTACTGGGCCGATCGCATCATGGAGCCGCTGTTCGAGTCGAAGCCCGAGTCGTACGTGGCGGAAGAGCTTGCGAAACGGTTGAACGTGGATTCTGCAGCCGTGAACACCATGACCGACGCCGAGCGTACGTACACGTCGCTTGCCGGTGCCATGTACATGACCGACCATGACACTATGCAATACGCCCCGCTTCTGACCATCACGCAAGAGGACATCGACGAACTCGGCGTTGAGGGCGCCCCGCAAGAAGGCATCATGACGGTGGCTGAATTCAAGGAAAAGGGACTCTATAAAACCAAGCGCTCTTTCGGCGACAAGCTGACGAACATACCGTATAAGGCGTTCTACGCCGATCCCGCGGCGAACCCCCTGGCCACATCCACGGGCAAGTTCGAGATCTACTGCCCGATGCTGTCAGGCTACGTCAACTCGGTCGGGTTCTCCACGATCTCGCCGATCGCGAAATGGCAGATCGGGGATCCCGAGCAAGGTCAGGGCACCCAAACCGACGAGTACCCGCTGTTGTTGTGGACGCCTCATTCGCTGCGTCGTGCCCACACGGTGAACGACAATGTCACATCGCTGCGCGAGGCGTTCCCGCAGGAATGCTTCATGAGCGAGGTGGACGCCGACGAGCGTGGCATCAAGAACGGCGATCTTGTGCTCATGACCAGCCCGCATGGTCAGGTGCTCCGTCCGGCGAAGGTGCTTCCGACGCTCGTTCCCGGTTCGGTGGCGCTGCAGGACGGCGCGTGGATTCAGATCGACGAAGCGACGGGCATCGACGTCGGGGGCGACCCCAACATCCTGCAGGCGCCGAAGTCTTCTGGCGAAGCGTCCCAATCGTGGACCGGCACGCTCGTGCAGGTGGAGAAGTATACGGGCGACATCAAGCTCGATCCCGACAAGAATCGGCCCATCGTCATGCCGGTTGGCGTGGAATAAGGGAGGTGCATCATGGCTCAGTACGCATTCTACTTTGATTCCAACAAGTGCTCCGGCTGCAAAACCTGCCAAGTCGCTTGCAAGGAGACCTACAAGCTTCCGGTGAGCAACTTGTACCGCAAGGTGCTGAACTATCAGGGCGGCACGTGGGAGCGGAACGAGGCGGGCAGCTACGTGCCCAGCGGCGTGTTCGGCTACTTCGTCTCCATGGCCTGCAACCACTGCGTCGATCCGGCGTGCGTGGCGAACTGCCCGACGGGTGCCATGCAGAAGGATGAGGAAACCGGCATCGTGTGGACCGATCACGAGGTGTGCATCGGCTGCAAGACCTGCCAGACCGTATGCCCCTACGACGCCCCGACGTACGGCGAAGAAGAGGGCTACATGATGAAGTGCGATATGTGCAAAGCCGAGGTTGAAGGCGACGGCAAGCCGATCTGCGTCACCGGCTGTCCCATGCGTGCGCTCGATTTCGGCACGCGCGAGGACATGATCGCGAAGTACGGGGAAGGCGACGTGGAAGTGGAGCCTCTGCCCAAGGATACGACGCATCCGAACCTCATCATGAACCCGCATCGCAACGCCCAGAAGACGGGCAGCGGAACGGGCGCGCTCGTGAACCTGGAAGAAGAGATCTAGCATCCCGCCTGATCCGTGCGTCGCACGGATCAGGCGGCACTCGCAAGTTGCATGCCGTCTGTTTCTGACTCACGATGGTGGGCGCAAAACAGGCCCTATGACAAAATTCGGAAGGAGGCGGGTCGGTGTGAGAAAACTGACCTGGTGTTTTGCTGGCCCCTTCGGCAAAATCGCTCCGAATTGCCTCGCTGGATTGTCATAGGTGCCGTTTTGCGCCCAACAGTGCTGGGCCAAAAGGGCGGGCGGCGGGAACGCATGCGACGGAAGCGCGGTCGGATTGCGGGAACAAAGGAGGTTGCACATGGGGGATATCTACGATTGCGGCAAGCTGGAAGCGGCCGGGGTTTGCTTCGTCGCTGCCTCGCGCTTGCTGTATTGCGAACCGGACGATGCTGAAATAGCAAATCAGGTGGAGCAGCGCATGTTCGAAGAGGCGCCGTTCGGCATGGACGATGCCCGGGTGCGCGCGGGCTTGACGGCGATGGATGCCTGGTGCGACGAACCGCTCACCGCAGAGCGCATGGCCGCTCTCAAGCGCGAGTGGTTCAGGCTGTTCGTGGGTGCCGGTACGCCCGATGCGCCCAGCTGGGAGTCGTTCTACGTCGACCCGAACAGCCAACTGTTCAGCAAGCACACGCTTGAGGTGCGCGCGTGGTACCAGCGCTACGGGTTGCAGATCGAGCGGCTGCACGCTGAGCCCGACGATCATCTGGGGCTCATGCTGGGATTCGTCGGCCATCTCGCGGGGCTCGAAGCCGAAGCGCTTTCCGATGGCGACGAGGCTCGAGCGCGCCAGCTGGCGCACGATCAGGAGGCGTTCCTGGTGGAGCATGTACTGCCTTGGCTTGCGGCTTGGCGCTACAGCGTGAACGAGCACGCGGCATCCGGCTACTTCCGCGGCGCAGCCGACCTCGTATTCGGCCTGTGCGCATGCTATGCTCGGCGATTCGACGTTGTGTTCGACGAGGACAAGCAGGTGTTCAAGCGCACGAGCGGCTAGCCAGAGGGAGGACGAGGCTCTATCATGGACTGAACGACTTCGGGGGAGAGGAGTTGCAGGTGTTCGGGACCTTGGTGGTGCTTTACCTGTTCCTTGGGGGATGCGGGGCGGGCATCATGTTCGTGACGGCAATCTGGTCGTTCGCATTTCATCGAAGCGTGCGGCGTTCGCAGGCTCAAACGAAGGCGTTCGACGATCTCAAAGCCCGGTGCTTCGGCGCCGGCTTCGTCGTTCTATGTCTTGCGGCGCTGTGCCTGTTGCTCGATCTTGGACGTCCCGAGCGGGTGTTCATGCTGTTCACTCGACCGACGCTTTCCATCCTCTCGTTCGGTTCGTTCACGTTGCTGGCGAACCTTCTTGTGGCGGGGTTTTTGTTGGCCGCGAACGTGCTGTACGTGCCGTTCGTCCATGCGCCCGCGCGCAAAGTGGGCGAAGCGGTGTGCGCGGTGGCGTCGTTGCTCATGATGGGGTACACGGGCGTATACGTGGGAAGCATCGAGGCCGTTGCGCTGTGGTTCAACGTGGCGGTACCGGTTCTGTTCGTGCTGTCGTCGTTGTCGGCGGGCTTGTCGTCGGTGTTCGTGCTCAGCGCTTTCGGGCGGGACGTGCGGCTGCTCGACGATCGGCTGCTTCTGCTTCATCAGTGTCACCTCGTTGTGCTGGCGCTCGAAGCGGTGGCCCTCGTCGCGTTCGTGGGGTTGGCGTATCTCGACCCGTTCGCCCATGAGTCGCTGGCGATGCTGTTCGATCCGGAGGGGTTGGGCCCGTGGTTCGTCGTGGGGCTGGTCGGCCTGGGCCTGCTCGTTCCGTTGGCGAGCGAGGGGTTTATGATGGCTGCTCGGCGTCTTCTGCGGCTGTTGCCGGTGGACGTGCTGTGCATTGCGGGCGGGCTGCTGCTGCGGTTCTGCGTTGTTTGGTCGGGGATGCATTGAAGATGCGCGGTTGCCGCCGCTGAGCAAGCTGGTTATCTTGTACAATGCGGGACGGATGGTCCCCTGTAGACGGAGTAGGGAAGTGGCATGGCATTATTCGAGATAGACGAGTCGTCGGGGCTGCCCGTGTGGGTGCAGCTGCGCAACCGGTTCGTCTACTTGATCAAGACCGGCCACTACCAGCCCGGGGACCAGCTGCCCAGCGTCCGTACGCTCGCCGCCGAAGCCGCCATCAACTACAACACCGTGAGCAAGGTGTACATCAACCTCGAGCACGACGGGTACGTGGAGTCGGTTCGAGGGCGCGGCGTGTTCGTCCGCGATATCGGGAAGCTGGCTGCCGACGACGTGCAGTCCATCGCCGATACGGAAATCGAGGAGAGCATCAGGCGGTGCCTCGCTTTGGGCATGACGCTTGATGAAATCATGTTGAGGATGATCGACGTCGCCCATCGCGTCCAGCAGGACGTGGAAGGCGGCGCGAGCATGAGACGGGGCTTGTATGAAAAATCGCAAAGGAAAGAATCAAACTGACGCGCCGGCCGCCAAGCCGTTCTCCATCGAGAAGTACAACTCGCGCACCGATCGACGCACGTCGCAGAACGGCTCGCTCATGTTCTCGGCGTTCGTGTTCGTGGTGGCGCTCGTGCTGGCCATCGCCGCAGGCTACCTGATCGCCGGCGCGTTCACCGTATGGGTGGTGCTCGTCGGCTTCGCGTTGGCGTGCCTGGCCGAGATGTCCATCCACATCGCCATGCAGTGGGAGCGCGTGGTCGTGCTGCGCTTCGGCAAGTTCAGCCGCTCGAAGGGCCCCGGCCTGTACTTCACCATCCCCTTCATCGAGCAGACCGCCCTCAAGGCCGACCAGCGCATCATGGTCACCGGGTTCGGCGCTGAGGAGACGCTGACCAGCGACCTCGTGCCCATCAACGTGGATGCCGTGCTGTTCTGGATGGTGTGGGACGCCGAGAAGGCCTGCCTCGAGGTGGAGAACTACTACAACTCCGTGTCGCTCGTGGCGCAGACCGCGCTGCGCGACGCCATCGGCCGCGCGAGCGTGTCGGAGGTGGCCATCCGCCGCAACCAGCTGGACCAGGAGCTGCAGGAGGTCATCGAGGAGCGCACGTCGCTGTGGGGCATCACCGTGCTGTCGGTGGAGATCCGCGACATCGTGATTCCCCAGGAGCTGCAGGAAGTCATGTCCACCGAGGCCCAGGCCGAGCGCGAGAAGAACGCGCGCATGGTGCTGGCCGAGGTGGAGAAGGACATCTCGGCCATGCTCGTGGACGCGGCGCACGTGTACGAGGAGAACGAGGTGGCCCTGCGCCTGCGCACGATGCACCTCTTGTACGAGAGCGTGAAGGGCTCGGGCGGCACCGTGGTCATCCCGAGCGCCTACAGCGAGGGCTTCAGCGACGCCGCCCTCAACAACATGACCGATTCCCTGAGAACCCCGAAGGGGTAGCAGAGGCAGGGACGCTGCTACCCTCAATCGTTTCCCCAGCTTGATACCCCTCTCCCACCTGGGGTGACGCGTCGCGTACTCCAGGCTGGGTGAGAGCTGCGCCGACGATTTCGCGCGGTTTCCCCACTCCTGGAGGATGGCCTGGCCGGTCATGCTCGATAGGCTCCTTCCTGTCGCCGGTCTTGCCGGAGCGAAGGGTCCTTACCTCCCCCTCCCTCCCTTGAGGACCTTTCGCTTCGGCAAGAAGCGCCCCGGCGCAGGCGACGCGAACGGAAGGGCCGCGCGACGGGCGTTGCGCGGCGAACCAAGGAAGGGGAACTGCCATGAAGGCTCCAACATTCGAAATGAACCGCCGCTCGTTCCTGGGCCTCGGCGCGACGGCCGCCGTGGCCGCCGGCTTCGGGCTGGCCGGCTGCTCGCCGCAGGCGTCGTCGTCGGCCGGGGAAGGCTCCACGGCCTCCGCGGCCCAGACGGTGGAGCTGCCCGTCGGCGCTCCGAAGGGCACGCCGAAGACGGCGACCTGGTGCGCCGTGCCGGAGGCCATCGCCGACGTTGCGGAAGAGAAGTCGTTCGACGTCGTGGTGGTGGGCGCCGGCCTGGCCGGCTTGGCCGCGGCGGCGACGGCGGCCGAGAACGGTGCGACGGTGGCCGTGATCGAGACGCTGAGCACCTATCAGACGCGCGGCCAGGACATCGGCACCGTGAACTCCTCGTTCCAGAAGGCGAACGGCCTGGAGGCCAGCGAGTCGGACATCAACGACATGTGCCTGGCGCTGCAGCGCTACGCCGGCAACCGCACCGATCAGCGGCTGTACCGCGTGTGGGGCCAGCGCTCCGGCTCCGACTTCGACTGGTGGTACAACACCATGCTCGAGCCGAAGGGCTACGGCATCGAGATTCCCCGCTGGCCGATGGAGGTGGAGTACGACCCCGTCGACGGCGAGTGGTTCCCGCAGTTCTGCAACCAGCAGGAGTTCACCGTGCCCGAGGGCGAAGAGGCGGGCATGAACGGCGGCTTCCCCGGCGCCGTCGGCGAGCTTGAGGCGTACGCGAAGGAGCACGGCGCGGAGTTCTTCTACGAGCATCGCGGCCGCCAGCTGGTGCGCGGCGGGCAGCCGAACGGGACCGAGGGACGCGTCGAGGGCGTGATCGCCGAGGCGTCCGACGGCAGCTACGTCAAGTTCACCGCCACGAAGGGCGTGATCCTGGCCACGGGCGACTATGGGCACAACGAGGACATGATGCAGGCGTGGTGCCCGTCGCAGGCGCAGCTGGCCATCGACACGAACGTGTATCCCAGCACGGGCAACGTGGGCGACGGCCATCTCATGGGCATGTGGATCGGCGGCATGATGCAGGGCATTCCGCATGCGTACATGGCGCACGGCACGCCCGGCTCGCTGGGGTCGGA is a genomic window containing:
- a CDS encoding metallophosphoesterase family protein; this encodes MTVIGLISDTHGRLPDEALAAMADVDHIIHAGDIGGPEILHALEALAPTTAVLGNNDFDEYGSRVGRFAHPVIDGVRFLVAHYPRDVQIGFNGCAGLAAGDPIPQVCVHGHTHVPELVYGAEARPASYVVCPGAPFRPRGGFPKCTGRMRVEDGRVLGVRIASLDGQTLFEVGEGLS
- a CDS encoding thermonuclease family protein, encoding MTQSASTQRALRELVKTLSATRAGRIGLVAIVAVVLVGAVWINALAEDAPSLGASSSSVSAAREASAGVSEAAYRAADRDASRGTETQRAHLDPASFERVTVRHVVDGDTLAVATESGDHVSVRLIGMDTPESVAPQEERNCEEGVLASDHMKELVGKGDVLWLQYDTSVTDKYDRPLAYVWRALPASAAEADDPAVIARDMLNAIQVIDGYGQAKTYRPDTYHDGLFAQWGDEALADARGVTHKWA
- a CDS encoding ferric reductase-like transmembrane domain-containing protein, coding for MRFLIALACCIVLVVPLAKPLKRYPVPFYLAALALVGLYWFGTSANATGGLWPYFMPLMQRCALAFALFTVVMFVGVLDEGSSLRARLMPIRRQLSILGCVFALGHLAFYGVSYVPRLGSAFAGNLGFSLALAGLLTALMAVLLVTSFQAVKRRMSAARWKGVQRLAYPFYLLTYVHLALLLGPSALAGRDTAAISLAVYSVAVGAYVVLRMRRALLRHHAPDPHAATVG
- a CDS encoding molybdopterin-dependent oxidoreductase, translating into MGNSLTRRSFVKWGSATAGAAALVGFTGCSPAGDAGTDAGGAAPAAEEKGEWKTGACMNNCSCGSSRCLLKVYVEDGVPLKIRTDEQDEDSIEVPQRRACPRGRAQISNITSPARIKYPMKRKGWSPENPNGEMRGKDEWERVSWDEALDYIAAEMKKAYDTYGNRSILAAAYDDIGDTYFDPVICLLNSLGGAVHHDMGTVSLGSWPLPELFMTGGMLNAPDALAVAESDLHFHFGNNWMANKGGNTAYQLDYAREQGGKVIIVDPWLNQTVQAVADEWVAVRPGTDTALCIGMMYHQIENGLYDQEFLDTYCVGFDAEHMPEGAPAEDNFKDYVLGTYDNEPKTPEWAEAICGVPADTIRRLAEEIHAAEKVDFFAGQSTTKIPAGEMFAQAFYTLAMMHGGLGTPGNYASWVGLHEGMSGAPFVMAGDSSNGAKKNPVNPLTPPAVMSTPDWSKIEDPTSWEKIDHTECWVSILNGEYGRDVWPGGKKPIDIHVIYSGGYQNSLNSLPNANAAIEVFRKMDFVWGANPFFDPSRQYCDIVLPVATWWEKGNLAWTNNSDTVYWADRIMEPLFESKPESYVAEELAKRLNVDSAAVNTMTDAERTYTSLAGAMYMTDHDTMQYAPLLTITQEDIDELGVEGAPQEGIMTVAEFKEKGLYKTKRSFGDKLTNIPYKAFYADPAANPLATSTGKFEIYCPMLSGYVNSVGFSTISPIAKWQIGDPEQGQGTQTDEYPLLLWTPHSLRRAHTVNDNVTSLREAFPQECFMSEVDADERGIKNGDLVLMTSPHGQVLRPAKVLPTLVPGSVALQDGAWIQIDEATGIDVGGDPNILQAPKSSGEASQSWTGTLVQVEKYTGDIKLDPDKNRPIVMPVGVE
- a CDS encoding 4Fe-4S dicluster domain-containing protein yields the protein MAQYAFYFDSNKCSGCKTCQVACKETYKLPVSNLYRKVLNYQGGTWERNEAGSYVPSGVFGYFVSMACNHCVDPACVANCPTGAMQKDEETGIVWTDHEVCIGCKTCQTVCPYDAPTYGEEEGYMMKCDMCKAEVEGDGKPICVTGCPMRALDFGTREDMIAKYGEGDVEVEPLPKDTTHPNLIMNPHRNAQKTGSGTGALVNLEEEI
- a CDS encoding TorD/DmsD family molecular chaperone, which translates into the protein MGDIYDCGKLEAAGVCFVAASRLLYCEPDDAEIANQVEQRMFEEAPFGMDDARVRAGLTAMDAWCDEPLTAERMAALKREWFRLFVGAGTPDAPSWESFYVDPNSQLFSKHTLEVRAWYQRYGLQIERLHAEPDDHLGLMLGFVGHLAGLEAEALSDGDEARARQLAHDQEAFLVEHVLPWLAAWRYSVNEHAASGYFRGAADLVFGLCACYARRFDVVFDEDKQVFKRTSG
- the nrfD gene encoding NrfD/PsrC family molybdoenzyme membrane anchor subunit, with the protein product MFGTLVVLYLFLGGCGAGIMFVTAIWSFAFHRSVRRSQAQTKAFDDLKARCFGAGFVVLCLAALCLLLDLGRPERVFMLFTRPTLSILSFGSFTLLANLLVAGFLLAANVLYVPFVHAPARKVGEAVCAVASLLMMGYTGVYVGSIEAVALWFNVAVPVLFVLSSLSAGLSSVFVLSAFGRDVRLLDDRLLLLHQCHLVVLALEAVALVAFVGLAYLDPFAHESLAMLFDPEGLGPWFVVGLVGLGLLVPLASEGFMMAARRLLRLLPVDVLCIAGGLLLRFCVVWSGMH
- a CDS encoding GntR family transcriptional regulator, coding for MALFEIDESSGLPVWVQLRNRFVYLIKTGHYQPGDQLPSVRTLAAEAAINYNTVSKVYINLEHDGYVESVRGRGVFVRDIGKLAADDVQSIADTEIEESIRRCLALGMTLDEIMLRMIDVAHRVQQDVEGGASMRRGLYEKSQRKESN
- a CDS encoding slipin family protein, giving the protein MKNRKGKNQTDAPAAKPFSIEKYNSRTDRRTSQNGSLMFSAFVFVVALVLAIAAGYLIAGAFTVWVVLVGFALACLAEMSIHIAMQWERVVVLRFGKFSRSKGPGLYFTIPFIEQTALKADQRIMVTGFGAEETLTSDLVPINVDAVLFWMVWDAEKACLEVENYYNSVSLVAQTALRDAIGRASVSEVAIRRNQLDQELQEVIEERTSLWGITVLSVEIRDIVIPQELQEVMSTEAQAEREKNARMVLAEVEKDISAMLVDAAHVYEENEVALRLRTMHLLYESVKGSGGTVVIPSAYSEGFSDAALNNMTDSLRTPKG
- a CDS encoding FAD-binding protein, which codes for MKAPTFEMNRRSFLGLGATAAVAAGFGLAGCSPQASSSAGEGSTASAAQTVELPVGAPKGTPKTATWCAVPEAIADVAEEKSFDVVVVGAGLAGLAAAATAAENGATVAVIETLSTYQTRGQDIGTVNSSFQKANGLEASESDINDMCLALQRYAGNRTDQRLYRVWGQRSGSDFDWWYNTMLEPKGYGIEIPRWPMEVEYDPVDGEWFPQFCNQQEFTVPEGEEAGMNGGFPGAVGELEAYAKEHGAEFFYEHRGRQLVRGGQPNGTEGRVEGVIAEASDGSYVKFTATKGVILATGDYGHNEDMMQAWCPSQAQLAIDTNVYPSTGNVGDGHLMGMWIGGMMQGIPHAYMAHGTPGSLGSDPFLLVDINGRRFTNEDIPGQSFSDLAEEQPQTVFWQIADAKYPEQLKWSSPTHGAQMSFSGDIDAWNAAIETGDKATIEAMLTEQGVNMQYAWTVEELAEGIHVDAATLQETLDRYNGFAHDGYDADFGKQAKRLWPVETPPYFYSSSGQWAFMLTMGGLKGTEKAEAIDAWGNPIPGLWMAGNVQGMRFAIDYPTIVCGLSHSLCLTFGRVAGEQAAAADSSVTEHESVYAAWKEANPEGDAAGGAAPAGGGAPAGGDAPAQG